The proteins below are encoded in one region of Methanofollis aquaemaris:
- a CDS encoding type IV pilin N-terminal domain-containing protein has translation MNSVKKLNEEAVSPVIGVILMVAITVILAATIAMFAFNSTDSIKEQKVVALKASAQDDTVVVNLNGGASVAELKSLKFMWGSNGATITDAADFQVNGVNAVWDTDGTTTIDGLYTKSGGFTTGDCFTLKKESGNLKVIGIFADGTEQVFIDKTYA, from the coding sequence ATGAACTCCGTAAAAAAATTGAATGAAGAGGCCGTGTCGCCGGTCATCGGCGTAATCCTGATGGTTGCGATCACGGTGATCCTCGCGGCGACGATCGCGATGTTCGCCTTCAACTCGACTGACAGTATTAAAGAGCAGAAAGTGGTGGCCCTCAAGGCATCGGCCCAGGACGACACCGTGGTGGTGAACCTGAACGGGGGTGCCAGCGTTGCTGAACTGAAGTCGTTGAAGTTTATGTGGGGCAGTAACGGTGCGACGATAACTGATGCTGCCGATTTCCAAGTGAATGGTGTCAATGCTGTCTGGGATACTGACGGCACTACAACCATTGATGGTCTTTATACTAAGAGTGGTGGCTTCACAACAGGTGATTGCTTCACGCTGAAAAAAGAGAGCGGAAACCTTAAGGTCATTGGCATCTTCGCCGATGGCACCGAGCAGGTGTTCATCGACAAGACCTACGCCTGA
- a CDS encoding DUF5658 family protein, producing MPPADPCARSDGGVRSVGGRENTRRIVARHREGGLSLLAGLFPRPFTLTEKILLFCLIGLLVCDVATTTYAVGMGIGYEGNPVMTGVTGCPPLHLLLKLAYAGVVVGLGGVADRYVPGAGVYCIGAACAFYVLPLVNNFWVIATCSPV from the coding sequence ATGCCACCCGCTGACCCGTGTGCACGATCCGACGGGGGCGTCCGCAGCGTCGGAGGCCGGGAGAACACCCGCCGCATCGTTGCACGGCACCGGGAGGGAGGGCTCTCCCTGCTCGCGGGACTTTTTCCGCGCCCGTTCACCCTGACCGAGAAAATTCTTCTTTTCTGCCTGATCGGCCTCCTCGTCTGCGACGTGGCGACGACCACCTACGCGGTGGGGATGGGGATCGGGTACGAGGGCAACCCGGTGATGACGGGCGTGACCGGGTGCCCTCCGTTGCATCTGCTGCTCAAACTCGCATACGCCGGGGTCGTGGTCGGACTGGGGGGAGTGGCCGACCGGTATGTGCCGGGCGCAGGGGTGTACTGCATCGGTGCGGCGTGTGCCTTCTACGTCCTGCCGCTCGTCAACAACTTCTGGGTCATCGCAACTTGCTCGCCGGTCTGA
- a CDS encoding CDP-alcohol phosphatidyltransferase family protein — protein MRERTEGVLSRVAAVVGRSGVTPNVLTVAGFLVIAVAAVLIVSGRLVAAGVVLGFGGLFDALDGAVARVNGQASRFGAFFDSVLDRYAEAFLFGGLFLYFAGDRTAQALTFAALVGSLMVSYTRARAEGLGAECRVGLFTRLERVLVLIAGLLTGFLVPALWVLAVLTNFTAVQRMWHVWQVTREG, from the coding sequence ATGAGGGAACGAACTGAAGGGGTTCTTTCGCGGGTGGCTGCGGTCGTCGGGAGGAGCGGGGTCACTCCGAATGTTCTGACGGTCGCGGGGTTTCTCGTCATCGCGGTCGCCGCGGTGCTCATCGTCTCGGGGCGTCTGGTGGCCGCGGGGGTGGTGCTGGGTTTCGGTGGTCTCTTCGACGCTCTCGATGGTGCGGTGGCGAGGGTAAACGGGCAGGCGAGTCGTTTCGGGGCGTTCTTCGATTCGGTGCTGGACCGATATGCCGAGGCGTTCCTCTTCGGCGGGCTTTTTCTTTATTTTGCCGGCGACCGGACGGCCCAGGCGCTCACCTTCGCGGCCCTGGTGGGTTCCCTGATGGTGAGTTACACTCGTGCGCGGGCCGAGGGGTTGGGCGCGGAGTGCAGGGTCGGGCTTTTCACCAGGCTGGAACGGGTGCTCGTCCTTATCGCCGGTCTTCTCACCGGGTTCCTGGTCCCGGCGCTCTGGGTTCTCGCGGTTCTCACCAACTTCACGGCGGTGCAGCGGATGTGGCATGTCTGGCAGGTGACGAGGGAGGGGTGA